The region GTCCCGGGCGAACTCCACGACCTCGTCCAGGAACTTCGCGGACGCGCCCATCCGGCAGTCCGGCAGCCCGGACGGCAGCTCACCGTCCAGCCACACCACCGGCACCAGCCAACTCCGCCACCGCGGCACACCCCGCCGCGAGGGCGGCTTGGCCAGCGGATCGCGCACCAGCTCGGGCGAGTCGACCGGACCCGAGGCGTACGACGGCAGCCGTACCGCGACAGTGCCCGAAACGCCCCCGACCAGGTCCGCCAGCGTCGTGCCGTCGACCGCGAACGGGTGACCCACGGCCGTTTTCGGCAGCCGCCCTTCGACGCGTGCGGGCAGCAGCGAATCCTCCGCCCACAGCGCCGGACGACCGTCGGCCGCGCAGAGGCCGTGCAGCACCAACACCGGCACGACTCTAGGTGGTGCTGGTGTGGGCCGCCCCGGCGACCGTCGGACCTTCTCCCTCGGCCCGAGCGCGACCGTCAGTCCTTGTCGGGACTGGACGATTGGCTCGGCCCAGTGGAGGCGGGTCGACCTGTCGTCGTGCGGGTCTCCGTCACCGCCGTTGCTGCGTTGTGTGTCGGTGGTGTGGCGGCCGGGTGGGCGGTGGCTGGTGTGGCGTGCGCCCACCCGGCCGGTGGGCCTCGGTGTTCAGGAGGGGTCAGTGGTCCAGGCGGACCTTGGCGCGGCCGGCCAGGGCCGTCACGCCGACACCTGCCAGACCCACCTGGAGGGCGAGCTCGATCCAGTCGACGCCGTCCGTGTCGGCGACACCGAGCGCCGTGGCGGTGAACGTGCCGACCAGGGCCGCCCCGATGCCGACCAGGATCGTCAGCAGCAGCGAGATCTTCTGCTTGCCCGGCACGACCAGTCGTCCCAGGCCGCCGATGATCACGCCGATGAACAGGGCCGAGATGATGCCGGTGATTTCCACGTGAGGTCCCCTCCGCCGAACTACGTCTGCACCACGAGCATCACCCGCCGACCACCCCCGTCGAATCGGGTGTGGCCCTGACCTCGCCCTGATCCCGACCCTGAACTCCCAGCAGGTGCGCCGCCTCCGGACTCAGGGGCCGGCCCGCTATGTCCGGGTCGCAGCCCACCCTGGCGAGGCGGGAGCGGATGGACGCGGGGGAGCGTTCCTGCTGCTTGGCGATGGCGCGGATCAGGTCGGCGGCGGGTGCGCCCGGCGAGGCGGCCAGCCAGGTGTCGCGGAGGTCTTCGTCCAGCTCGTCGGTCCAGGGTTGGTTGGCGTTCGCCGGGCGGTGGCGGCCCCCTCTCGGCGGCGGCGCGCCGAGTTTGCCCAGGGCGTCGAGGACCTGGCCGAGGAGCTTGCCCACGGAACTGCCCGCGCCGGCGGGCAGGCGGAGGTTGCCCTCGGCCACCAGCAGGCCGGAGGTGTCCGTGCCGGACACCTCCACGAACAGATCGGGATCGGCGAACGCCCGCAGGCGGTAGGTCGTCGGGCCGATCCGGGTTTCGGTTTCATACGTGGTTGTCGTCATGCGGATGACGTTAGACCAGGGGTACGACAATTTCCGTTGGCGCTGGTCAGCGGCCCGTTTTCAGCGACAGAGGGGACACTGCGAGGTGGTCGGCGCGGCACCGGTGAGGTACGGCTCGAGGTGGGTGGCGATGGCCCTGGCCAGCGACGGCGGGACGGCGTTGCCGATCTGCCGGGCCACCTCGATCTTCGTGCCGCACCACTCGAAGTCGTCCGGGAAGCTCTGCAGGCGCGCGGCTTCCAGGTGGGTGATCGGCCGGTCGACGCGGTGGCCGTCCTCGCCGGGCTCCCACTGCGGGTGCAGGTACTGGCCCTTCTCGGGCTTGTAGAACTCGGTGCGGATGGTCAGCGACGGCTCGTCCCAGCGCATCCGGCCCATCACGTCCGTGGTGCCGGTCTTCTTCTCCCGCCAGCACCGGGGGAGCAGCTCGTCCGGCAGGTCGAACCGCCCGCCGCCGGGCGGGACGTGCCGGTAGCGCTGCACGGACAGCGGGGTCGGGTTGCGGCCGATGTGCAGGTCCGGGCTCTTGTGGCGGCCGGGCATGGTCTGGCCGAAGAACTCGACCGTGGAGTCCGGCAGCGCCGTGGTCGTGGGGAGTTCGGGCAGGCCGGTGAGCACGTCGCGGACGGTGTGCCAGCTACCGCGCGGGTGGGTGGGCGCGGGCAGCGGGATCGGGCCGATCCGGGAGCCGATCACGATCGCGCGCCGCCTGCGTTGCGGCACCCCGAAATCGGCCGCCAGCAGGATGCCCGAGCTCAGCTCATAGCCCTCGGTCTCGGCCTGGAGCAGGGCGAACTCGGTGGAGGACAGGAACCGGTCGACGTTCTCGATCACGAACACCTTGGGCCGCGCGGTGCGCACGAACCGCAGGTACTCGCGCCACAGTGAGTTGCGCGGGTCGTTGACGTCGCGCGAGCCGAGGTTCGAGAAGCCCTGGCACGGCGGTCCGCCGACGATCAGGTCGACCTCGGGGATGCTCTCGTCCGGGATCGCGGCGATGTCGGACCAGCGCATGTGGTCCTCGCCGAAGTTCGCGGCGTACGTCGCCGCCGCGCGCAGGTCCCACTCGACCGCCATGACCGGCCGGTAGCCACCAGCCGAGGCGAACCCGGCGGTCATGCCGCCGCAGCCGGCGAACAGGTCGATCATGGACAGCACGTCGGTCAGGTTAGCCCACGTCGGGGCGCGCGCGGGGCCGGCGCGCCGGCGACCGGCCGGCGGGGTGTGGTGGGTCAGTCGGGCGTCGGCGGGGCGGGTGTGGCGGGGGTCGGCCGGCGGCGGGCCAGCACGGTCTCGCGGACGCGGTTCGCGGCCTCGGCCGGGTCTTCGTGCTCCCAGACGCGGACCGCCAGCCAGCCCGCCTCGGCCAGCCGCTGGTCGGTGTTCGCGTCCCGGGTCTGGTTCGTCTCGATCTTCGTCCGCCAGAAGTCGCCGTTGTTCTTCGGCCACGTGCCGTGCGTCGGGCAGCCGTGCCAGAAGCAGCCGTCCACGAACACCGCGACCTTCGCGGGACCGAACACGACGTCGGCCTCGCGGCGGACCGCGCGCACCGGGCGTTGGTGCACGCGGTAGCGCAGGCCGAGGCGGTGCAGCTCGCGGCGCAGCGCGATCTCGATCTCGGTGTCCCGGGACCGCTGCCTGCTCATCCGGGCGCGGACCTCGTCCGTGGTGTCCAGCTTCGTCTCCGGCTTGCCCACCGGGCCATGATGGCTCACCGCGGGTACAGGATCGCGCGCAGGCTCCGCACCGCCCGGCCGAGCTGGGCGCGGGTGGGCAGGGGTACCCCGCCGACGTGCTCGGACTCGGTGAAACCCAGGTCGTGGAAGAAGAACGGCGGCATCGCGTGCACCAGCAGCGCCTCGGACCGCTGCGCCCCGCCGCGCGGGTTGAGGATGAGGCGCTCCACCCAGGCGTCGACCTGGAACACCACGTCCGCCAGCGGGTGCACGCGCACGTCGAGGCCGTTGCGGCGCAACTCGGCGACCACGTACGTGTCCCGCAGGAACGCCGTGAAGTCGGCGAGGACCTTGCGGCGCATGGCGTCCCGCGCCTGAGCCTTGTCGGCACGGGCGTCCGCGATCGCCTCCTGGGCGGGCGTCCACAGCATCGACCTGGTCCGGTCGTCGGTCTCGCAGAACTCGCGGAACTCGTCCCAGCCGGGTAATCGGCCCAGCGTCTCGACCACGTGGTGGGCCACATGGGTGAAGGCGAACTCGGGCCGCCACTCCCTGATGTCGACGACGTCCGGCGGTGGACCGGCACCGGGCGTGCTGAGGCAGGCGTCGACGACCTCCTCCGGGGCGAGCCGCAGGACGGTGTCGGTGGTGTGCGCCATGACGTGGTCCACCACGTGCTTGCGCTTGCTGAACCAGCCGTTGAAGTGGAACCGGGTTTCCTGGGTGACGTTGAAGGTCCGGCGGACGTCCAGCGCTGTCGTGGTCATGACGGAGAGGTTACGGACGGGCACCGACAGTTCGTGGAACGCGCAGGTCAGACCGTCAGCGATCGACGTCGAGGTCCGCCCGGTCGGCCGCCGCCCGGCCCGCGTCCCAGCCCGCCTCGCTCCGGATCGCGGTGGACTTGCTCGTGGTGTTGGTGAACAGGGTCGAGAACAGGTCGTCCACCGCGCGCTTCCGGGCGGCCAGCACCGGGAGCAGGCGGTCGTCCTCGGGTGGGGTGTTGGCGGCTTTCAGACGTTCGCCGACGCGGTGCGCGTAGGCCAGCAGGAAGGACTTCCGGAACGCCAGGCTGCGGGACTCGTCGCCCTTGCGCGCCTTGTCACCCGCCGCGACCATCGCCCGGGTGGCCTGTACGAGCAGCGACGCCGTGAGGAGCTCCACGATCTCCAGGTCGAGTTCCTCGCCCACCAACGCCACGAAACCCAGGTCGTAGACGACCGCACGGCACCGGTTCGCGTCCGCGACCACGTGCACGACCTGCGCCTTGCCGTCGAAGTAGCGCTTGTCCAGCCACACGCGGCGGGAGATCGTGGTCGGTTCCTCGGACGGCATCCGCTCCAACGCGTGCCGGGTCACCAGCTCCTGCGCTTTCGCCGAGAGCGCCTCGGCCTCGTCCGGGAACGGCGTGGACTCGGCCTTGGCCAGCAGCGACCGGACCCGCTTGAGGATCTTCGGGGCCACGCTGTGGTGGGTGATCTCGGCCAGCGGCGAGCCGGGCCGGGGCACGATCAGCGGCAGCGCGGGCAACGTGGACAGGGTGGCGAGCAGCGTGACGACAACGGCCAGCGCGTCATCGGGCAGCTCGATGTGCTTCACGGCCCACTGCGCGAGGTGGGGCTGTGACCGGTCCCACCAGATCGTCGCGCCGATGTCGGTCAACTGCTCGGTCCAGCGCGGGTGCAGCGACGTGTAGCGGGACGTGTTGTGCGCGATCGCGTCCACGACGAACGACAGCGCGCGCTCGTCCTCGTTGCGCCGGACGGTCTCGTATACGTCGGTCGGCAGCCAACCGTGGTCCCACAGGTTGTCCAGCGCACGGTCCAGCACCTCGTGCACGGCACCGTCCACTTCGGTCGGCGACAGGCCCGCGGTACGGGGTTTCGGCGCACGGCGATTCACGGCGGCACGTCGGATCGCCTCGCCCAGAGAGTCCACGATGGGTGATTCTCCCCCGTGGCGTGGTGTCGCTGCGGCCGGTGGGGCAGGTGGCGTGCCAGCCTCGCGCGGTGAGCCGGAAGACGCAGCGCCCCAGGCGGCGCCCGATCGTGGTGGTGCAACGTCCACTGGGGACGGCGTTGAGCCCGGCGCAACGCGCGTTCGTGGACGGCTGCCGGTCGCTGCCGCAGTTGACCGACCCGTTGGACGCGGAACTCGCGGTGAGTGCGGCGGTGGCCGACGTGTCCACGGACGAGGAGTTCTGGGCGGGGGTCGTGGAGCACGCGGTGTCGTTGCCGAGCAGGCGCAACGACCGGCTGCTGCGGGTGCTGGCGGCGATGCTGACCGGCCGGCCGCGGGAGTGGGCGGCGAGCGCCGTGCCCCCGGATGGCCCCGACCTCACGGTGGGCCGCGCGTGGATCTGCGACCGGTCGATCGACGCCGGCTACCTGGCGTTGGTGTGCACGTACAGGTTCGAGGACGAGCACGCGATGGTCTTCTTGATCGACGAGTTGGCCGGCGGTGTGGTGCGTAAGGCGTTCGTCACACGTGACGTGCAGGCGGCACGTGAGGAACTCGGCGGGCAGGGATCGTTGAACGAGATAGGCGCGGAGGCGGCGCACTGGCTGCTGGCCAAGTCCTACCACCGGCTGGACCGCAACCCGGACGTGCCGGTGGGCCTGGACGTGCGGCGGACCAGGCTGTCGGCCGACCGGCGGATCGCGTTGGCCTTCGGCTGATCAAAGCTGGTCACGGTGGTTGCGCACTGGACTGTCCACCTTGGACTCCGAGAGCCACCGGGTGGTCGGGATCAGGCCGTCCAGTCCGGGTCGCGGCCGAGCAGCGCCAGCGTGCGGTTCCAGCCCGTCGAGTCGGCGGCGATCGGGAGGACGGGGGCGAACGCCGCGCCGGGTGCGGTGCGCATCGGGCCGTCCGGGACCAGTTCGGCCTGTTCGAGCGCGGCGGCGACGAGGTCGTCGTCGTAGTCGAGCTTGCCGCCGACGGCGACCGCGACGTCCCAGCCGTGCACCAGGGTGTCGATCAGGTGAAAGCCGATCACGTTGCGCAGCGGGAACCGGCGACCCTCGAACTCGGCCAGCAGCACCCGCCGGTCGGGGTCGGCGGCGGCGAACGCGGCGGCCACCACGGCCAGACCGGCCTCGTGTGCGCTGGTCGAAGGCTCGCGGGGCGCGAACGCCTCCTCGCCGACGTCGGCCAGCACGGCGGCGGCGAAGCCGTGGTCCTGGCCGATCATGTGTGCCAGCAGAGCCGTCAAATCCCAGCCCGCGCACGGGGTCGGGCGGTGCAGGTCGGTGGGCCGGACACCCGCCACGATCGGCTGGATCGCGGCGAGGGAGCGGCGGTGGAGTTCCAAAATGGTCTGCATGTGCTTACTATCTACCCCGGTAGATCGTTGGTCAAGCGGTATCGTCCTGCGGGTGACCGGACAGCGCCACGACCTCGGGGCGTCGTTCGCCCGACTGGCGCGGGCGATGATCGACGCCGAAACGCCGATCTTCGGCGCGCACGACGTGGAAATGTGGGACTACGTAGTCCTGACCGCCCTGGAATCCGGAGCCGCACCCACCCAGGCCGAACTCGCGGCGGCAGTACGCCGGGACAAGACCCGCCTCATCCCGATCCTGGACCGGCTGGAAGCACGGGGCCTGCTCAGCCGAACACCCGACCCGGCGGACCGACGCAACCGGGTAGTCGCGTTGACCGAGGCAGGGCGCGCGCTCTTGGTCGCTTGTCAGAGTGAGGTGCGCGCCATGGAGGCGGAGTTCCTGGCATCGGTGCCGGCGGCCAGACGGCGTGTGTTCGTCGAAGTTCTGGAAGAACTCGCCGACGGCTTGTAGCCCGGCCGACATCCCCCACGGAAGGTTCACGCACCGACATTCCGGGCGCTGATAGAGGGGGGTTAAGCGGGGGAGAAGTATGGCGCCGCCAGGGTAAGCAAAAAGGCCCCGGTCAATGACCTGGGCCTTTGGTGCGCCGCCAGGGACTCGAACCCCGAACCCGCTGATTCCGAGCCGAAGTGCGCCGTCTTTCGGCGTTGATCACGGATAGGGCTCACTAGCAGCGGTAACCGCTAGCAAAATTGGCCGCGATAGACGGATACCCCTGGTCGTTCGACGTTGTTTTCCAAGGGTAAGCCATGGTGTTGATCTTGGTCGTCTGGCCGTTGTGATCGCTCGATGGCAAGGGGGCGAAGCCGTCGCGGCAGCCGATCTCCGGGCCCAGGGCAGCCCAGCCGCGCGACACCGCGATCGATCCGACAGTAGGGCAACGTGAGCCGAGTGGTTGGCGCGAGCGGTGGGGAGGCGCCGCCGATCAGGCTACCTGCACTGCGCCCCACGCAGAGCTACTCAGTACGAGACCCGGCGTGCCACGACACGGAAGGGGTTGGTGCCACACCGGCGGGGCCGAGACTTGACCGTCTCAAGCTCAATTGGACGTAGGTTCCTCACGAGGATGTCCGACAGGAGCGTGGCGAGCCATCGCGACTTACCGAGGCGGAACCTCTAGGCTGCTGACATGACCGTGGACGACTTGCAGCTACTGGAAGAGCAGCTTGCGGTTGAACGCCGCAAGGTGGATGTGGCGATTCACAATTTCTCCACACGCGAGCTTGTTCGTATGATGGCAGATGAAGAACTGAATACTGCTCCCGCCTATCAGAGGAAGTTTCGATGGACAAAGGAAGGGGAATCGCTCTTTATTGAATCAGTATTCTTGGGTCTGCCTATCCCGCCTCTTTTCGTTGCGACCAACATAGGTTTTCAATGGGAGGTTGTTGACGGTTTGCAGCGTCTGTCTACTCTGCATCACTTCATGTCAGACTCCGATAGCAGTTTGGATCTGGTTGGCCGTACTGAACCTCTGCGGCTAGCTGGACTTGAAAAGCTGAGTCAACTAAATGGGAGAGGCTACAAAGATCTTCCGAAGAACATTCAGATCTACTTCGGTAGGCAGCCGCTCCAAGTTGTATCGCTGACAGATAAGAGTGATCTCCAGATCCGATTCGATCTGTTTGAGAGGTTGAATAAGGGCGGTATCGTGCTGACGCCGCAGGAGGTACGTGCCTGTGTCTATCGCGGTCAGTTCAACGACTTTATCGAGCCGCTTGCCCAATTTCCGGACTTTGCAAGTCTTTTGAAGTTGCAGCAGGCT is a window of Saccharothrix espanaensis DSM 44229 DNA encoding:
- a CDS encoding GlsB/YeaQ/YmgE family stress response membrane protein — its product is MEITGIISALFIGVIIGGLGRLVVPGKQKISLLLTILVGIGAALVGTFTATALGVADTDGVDWIELALQVGLAGVGVTALAGRAKVRLDH
- a CDS encoding DUF2786 domain-containing protein: MDSLGEAIRRAAVNRRAPKPRTAGLSPTEVDGAVHEVLDRALDNLWDHGWLPTDVYETVRRNEDERALSFVVDAIAHNTSRYTSLHPRWTEQLTDIGATIWWDRSQPHLAQWAVKHIELPDDALAVVVTLLATLSTLPALPLIVPRPGSPLAEITHHSVAPKILKRVRSLLAKAESTPFPDEAEALSAKAQELVTRHALERMPSEEPTTISRRVWLDKRYFDGKAQVVHVVADANRCRAVVYDLGFVALVGEELDLEIVELLTASLLVQATRAMVAAGDKARKGDESRSLAFRKSFLLAYAHRVGERLKAANTPPEDDRLLPVLAARKRAVDDLFSTLFTNTTSKSTAIRSEAGWDAGRAAADRADLDVDR
- a CDS encoding very short patch repair endonuclease; translated protein: MSRQRSRDTEIEIALRRELHRLGLRYRVHQRPVRAVRREADVVFGPAKVAVFVDGCFWHGCPTHGTWPKNNGDFWRTKIETNQTRDANTDQRLAEAGWLAVRVWEHEDPAEAANRVRETVLARRRPTPATPAPPTPD
- a CDS encoding DUF262 domain-containing protein; translation: MTVDDLQLLEEQLAVERRKVDVAIHNFSTRELVRMMADEELNTAPAYQRKFRWTKEGESLFIESVFLGLPIPPLFVATNIGFQWEVVDGLQRLSTLHHFMSDSDSSLDLVGRTEPLRLAGLEKLSQLNGRGYKDLPKNIQIYFGRQPLQVVSLTDKSDLQIRFDLFERLNKGGIVLTPQEVRACVYRGQFNDFIEPLAQFPDFASLLKLQQARQSDGTSVEQVLKFFAYKNDRDRFDGRVEKFLNRYMGEAEKAFNYDKERRLFESAAHELAAICGGPFLAGTHPLTPLVQFEACMVALGELIDGGVKVVAPASGWVNDPQLREASGAGTNTKSMLGRRIDRAKAIFSGQA
- a CDS encoding MarR family winged helix-turn-helix transcriptional regulator; translation: MTGQRHDLGASFARLARAMIDAETPIFGAHDVEMWDYVVLTALESGAAPTQAELAAAVRRDKTRLIPILDRLEARGLLSRTPDPADRRNRVVALTEAGRALLVACQSEVRAMEAEFLASVPAARRRVFVEVLEELADGL
- a CDS encoding TIGR03086 family metal-binding protein — encoded protein: MQTILELHRRSLAAIQPIVAGVRPTDLHRPTPCAGWDLTALLAHMIGQDHGFAAAVLADVGEEAFAPREPSTSAHEAGLAVVAAAFAAADPDRRVLLAEFEGRRFPLRNVIGFHLIDTLVHGWDVAVAVGGKLDYDDDLVAAALEQAELVPDGPMRTAPGAAFAPVLPIAADSTGWNRTLALLGRDPDWTA
- a CDS encoding DNA cytosine methyltransferase — its product is MIDLFAGCGGMTAGFASAGGYRPVMAVEWDLRAAATYAANFGEDHMRWSDIAAIPDESIPEVDLIVGGPPCQGFSNLGSRDVNDPRNSLWREYLRFVRTARPKVFVIENVDRFLSSTEFALLQAETEGYELSSGILLAADFGVPQRRRRAIVIGSRIGPIPLPAPTHPRGSWHTVRDVLTGLPELPTTTALPDSTVEFFGQTMPGRHKSPDLHIGRNPTPLSVQRYRHVPPGGGRFDLPDELLPRCWREKKTGTTDVMGRMRWDEPSLTIRTEFYKPEKGQYLHPQWEPGEDGHRVDRPITHLEAARLQSFPDDFEWCGTKIEVARQIGNAVPPSLARAIATHLEPYLTGAAPTTSQCPLCR